The sequence GTGAGATCCTGCGTCGTCTGCTGGCCGCGGAACAGAGCGCGGGCGGGAGACGTGTCGGCCACTCCCAGGCCGGATCGGTCGCCGTAGCCTGCGGCCCCTGCTACGAGCAGATCGCCGGCCTGATCGAACCAGTCGCCGGCCGCGCCGTAGGCGGCGCCGCCGTCCAGCGTGCCGCGGGCGGCGCTGTGGCCGCGGAGGGCCGCGGTGCCGCCCGAGAGGTCCTCGCCGCTCCGGGTGACGATGTTGACGACTCCGAGGTAGGCGTCCGCGCCATACAGGGCCGAGGCGGGGCGCGGATGATCTCGATGCGCTTGATGGCGGACAGGGGGATCAGTTCGGGTCCCAGGAAGTTGGTCGAGTCGACGCGCAGCGCCACGCTCTGGCCGTCGATCATCACCTTGAGGATCCGGCTCCAGGCCCGCATGCCGCTGGAGATGCCGCGCACGCCCACGTTGTAGTTGACGTAGTCGAAGAGCACGCAGAAGCCCGGAACCGCCTGCAGGGCCTCGGCGACCGAGGCGTAGCCGCGCTCGCGCAGGTCGCGGTCGGTGATGACGTCCATGATCGCGGGGGCCTCGCGCAGCGACTGCGCCGCCTTGGTGGCGGACACGACGTTGACGCCGAGCAACTCGCCGAGGCTCAGGCTCTCGGCCCCTTCGTCCTCGGCA comes from Candidatus Tanganyikabacteria bacterium and encodes:
- a CDS encoding TonB-dependent receptor plug domain-containing protein, which produces MVADVVQGRRADSLLLGKGWWIATAPALAGMLGAVFALAAPAALAADSAEDEGAESLSLGELLGVNVVSATKAAQSLREAPAIMDVITDRDLRERGYASVAEALQAVPGFCVLFDYVNYNVGVRGISSGMRAWSRILKVMIDGQSVALRVDSTNFLGPELIPLSAIKRIEIIRAPPRPCMARTPTSESSTSSPGAARTSRAAPRPSAATAPPAARWTAAPPTARPATGSIRPAICS